One Saccharopolyspora erythraea NRRL 2338 genomic region harbors:
- a CDS encoding UDP-N-acetylmuramoyl-L-alanyl-D-glutamate--2,6-diaminopimelate ligase — translation MDTEQLAELIGARILRAPGQGPSGRPVTGATLRAQHVRPGDLFAALPGTRVHGADFAATALDAGAVAVLTDQAGVVRADLLDHPEVSAGRVALLVHDDPRAALGPAAAKIYGEPSKQLRILGVTGTSGKTTTTYLLESALAAAGFTTGLVGTVETRIAGERLDSAFTTPEAPDLQALLAVMVEHGVTHVPMEVSSHALALGRVSGTRFTVGGFTNLSQDHLDFHRDLDDYFQAKALLFDGRSEHEVVCTDTDWGRKLVKPGTITVSTTGDASWTATDVEAFPTGEQEFTAHGPGGLSLRMRLRLPGPFNIANALLAIGILHAAEVPTWAIERGLAEVDVPGRMERVALGQDFTAVVDYSHKPGAVSAVLDAARAQAEGRVIVVLGCGGDRDVAKRPLMGEAAARRSGLLIVTDDNPRSEDPADIRAAMLAGAEAVPAAERGEVIERGDRREAIAEAVARASSGDIVVVAGKGHETGQEVAGVVHPFSDREELAAALRRRLGAAHADGGDTEVHRGQGDEEAR, via the coding sequence GTGGACACCGAACAGCTAGCCGAGCTCATCGGCGCGCGAATCCTTCGCGCCCCTGGTCAGGGCCCCTCCGGGCGGCCGGTGACGGGCGCGACGCTCAGAGCGCAGCACGTGCGGCCCGGCGACCTGTTCGCCGCGCTGCCCGGCACCCGCGTGCACGGCGCCGACTTCGCGGCCACGGCGCTGGACGCCGGTGCGGTCGCCGTCCTGACGGACCAGGCCGGCGTGGTCCGGGCGGACCTGCTCGACCACCCGGAGGTCAGCGCGGGCCGGGTCGCGCTGCTGGTGCACGACGACCCGCGCGCCGCGCTCGGACCGGCCGCCGCCAAGATCTACGGCGAACCCTCCAAACAGCTGCGCATCCTGGGCGTCACGGGCACCTCCGGCAAGACCACCACGACCTACCTGCTCGAGTCGGCGCTGGCCGCAGCGGGGTTCACCACCGGTCTGGTCGGCACCGTCGAGACCCGCATCGCCGGTGAGCGCCTGGACAGCGCGTTCACCACCCCCGAGGCCCCCGACCTGCAGGCGCTGCTGGCCGTGATGGTCGAGCACGGCGTCACGCACGTGCCGATGGAGGTCTCCAGCCACGCCCTCGCGCTCGGCCGGGTCTCGGGCACCCGCTTCACCGTCGGCGGGTTCACCAACCTCTCCCAGGACCACCTGGACTTCCACCGCGACCTCGACGACTACTTCCAGGCCAAGGCGCTGCTGTTCGACGGCCGCTCGGAGCACGAGGTCGTCTGCACCGACACCGACTGGGGCCGCAAGCTGGTCAAGCCCGGCACCATCACGGTGTCCACCACCGGCGACGCGTCCTGGACCGCCACCGACGTCGAGGCGTTCCCCACCGGCGAGCAGGAGTTCACCGCGCACGGCCCCGGCGGGCTCTCGCTGCGCATGCGGCTGCGGCTGCCCGGACCGTTCAACATCGCCAACGCGCTGCTGGCCATCGGCATCCTGCACGCCGCCGAGGTCCCCACCTGGGCCATCGAGCGCGGGCTGGCCGAGGTCGACGTGCCGGGCCGGATGGAGCGGGTCGCGCTCGGCCAGGACTTCACAGCCGTGGTCGACTACTCCCACAAGCCGGGCGCGGTGTCGGCGGTGCTGGACGCGGCGCGTGCACAGGCCGAGGGCCGCGTGATCGTGGTCCTGGGCTGCGGAGGCGACCGTGACGTCGCCAAACGGCCGCTGATGGGAGAGGCCGCCGCACGCCGGTCCGGACTACTGATCGTCACCGACGATAATCCTCGTAGCGAGGACCCGGCCGACATCCGGGCCGCCATGCTCGCCGGTGCCGAGGCGGTGCCCGCCGCCGAACGCGGCGAGGTCATCGAGCGGGGCGACCGGCGGGAGGCCATCGCCGAGGCGGTGGCGCGGGCGTCCAGCGGCGACATCGTCGTGGTCGCGGGCAAGGGGCACGAGACGGGACAGGAGGTGGCGGGCGTGGTCCATCCCTTCTCCGATCGGGAAGAGCTCGCCGCCGCCCTGCGCAGGCGGCTGGGCGCTGCCCACGCCGACGGGGGAGACACCGAAGTCCATCGGGGGCAGGGCGACGAGGAGGCAAGGTGA
- a CDS encoding IlvD/Edd family dehydratase — protein MSTSRRSASWFGAHGRAGMTARSWLKNQGYSDDVFDGRPVIGIGTTWSELAPCNAHQQRIAEAVKRGVWQAGGFPLEFPNMALGETLMRPTTMLYRNLLAMQAEETIRANPLDGVVLLSGCDKTTPGLLMAAASVDLPAVMLTGGPMLNGKYKGTDIGSGTAVWKAEEDLVAGRIDQEECYFIEGCMSRSNGHCMTMGTASTMACVVEGLGMQFPYAASWPAVDARRYATAQQVGRRIVGMVEEDLKPSDLMTREAFRNAIRVNAAIGGSTNAVVHLIAIAKRVGVELTVDDFDADTRDVPTLVNLMPSGKFLMEDFCYAGGLPAVMKELGELVDGSVLTVTGRTVADNIADAEIHDPRVITPLGEPFQAAGTGTAVLRGTLAPGGAVIKQSAASPRLLHHRGPAMVFESAEDYYAVCEDEDLDVDENTVLVIRNAGPKGYPGMPEVANVPVPKKILNRGIDDMVRISDGRMSGTAYGTVVLHVTPESAAGGPLAFVRTGDVVHLDVANRTLDLEVSEEEMDRRRADWKDPDNPYPRGYQRLYYDHVLQASDGADLDFLVGGSGSAVPRDGH, from the coding sequence GTGAGTACGTCGAGGCGGAGTGCGAGCTGGTTCGGGGCCCACGGCAGGGCCGGGATGACCGCGCGCTCCTGGCTGAAGAACCAGGGCTACAGCGACGACGTCTTCGACGGGCGGCCGGTGATCGGCATCGGCACCACGTGGTCGGAGCTCGCGCCGTGCAACGCCCACCAGCAGCGCATCGCCGAGGCGGTCAAGCGCGGCGTGTGGCAGGCGGGCGGCTTCCCGCTGGAGTTCCCCAACATGGCGCTCGGCGAGACCCTGATGCGCCCCACCACCATGCTCTACCGCAACCTGCTGGCGATGCAGGCCGAGGAGACGATCCGGGCCAACCCGCTCGACGGCGTCGTGCTGCTCTCCGGCTGCGACAAGACCACGCCGGGGCTGCTGATGGCGGCGGCCAGCGTGGACCTGCCCGCGGTGATGCTCACCGGCGGGCCGATGCTCAACGGCAAGTACAAGGGCACCGACATCGGCTCGGGCACCGCGGTGTGGAAGGCCGAGGAGGACCTCGTCGCCGGCCGCATCGACCAGGAGGAGTGCTACTTCATCGAGGGCTGCATGTCGCGGTCCAACGGCCACTGCATGACCATGGGCACCGCCTCGACGATGGCCTGCGTCGTCGAGGGCCTGGGCATGCAGTTCCCCTACGCGGCGTCGTGGCCCGCCGTCGACGCCCGCCGCTACGCCACCGCCCAGCAGGTCGGCAGGCGCATCGTCGGCATGGTCGAGGAGGACCTCAAGCCCTCGGACCTGATGACCCGCGAGGCGTTCCGCAACGCGATCCGGGTCAACGCCGCGATCGGCGGCTCCACCAACGCCGTGGTGCACCTGATCGCGATCGCCAAGCGGGTCGGGGTCGAGCTGACCGTCGACGACTTCGACGCCGACACCCGCGACGTGCCGACCCTGGTGAACCTGATGCCCAGCGGGAAGTTCCTGATGGAGGACTTCTGCTACGCGGGCGGGCTGCCCGCGGTGATGAAGGAGCTCGGCGAGCTGGTCGACGGGTCGGTGCTGACCGTCACGGGCCGCACGGTCGCCGACAACATCGCCGACGCCGAGATCCACGACCCGAGGGTGATCACCCCGCTCGGCGAGCCGTTCCAGGCCGCGGGCACCGGCACCGCCGTGCTGCGCGGGACGCTGGCGCCCGGAGGCGCGGTGATCAAGCAGTCGGCGGCCTCGCCGCGGCTGCTGCACCACCGCGGGCCGGCGATGGTGTTCGAGAGCGCCGAGGACTACTACGCCGTGTGCGAGGACGAGGACCTCGACGTCGACGAGAACACCGTGCTGGTCATCCGCAACGCGGGGCCGAAGGGGTACCCGGGCATGCCCGAGGTGGCCAACGTGCCGGTGCCCAAGAAGATCCTCAACCGCGGCATCGACGACATGGTGCGCATCTCGGACGGCCGGATGAGCGGCACCGCCTACGGCACGGTCGTCCTGCACGTCACGCCGGAGTCGGCGGCGGGCGGGCCGCTGGCGTTCGTGCGGACCGGCGACGTGGTGCACCTCGACGTGGCGAACCGGACGCTGGACCTCGAGGTCTCCGAGGAGGAGATGGACCGGCGGCGCGCGGACTGGAAGGACCCCGACAACCCGTATCCGCGGGGCTACCAGCGGCTTTACTACGACCACGTCCTGCAGGCGTCCGACGGCGCGGACCTGGACTTCCTGGTCGGCGGGTCCGGCAGCGCGGTGCCCCGCGACGGCCACTGA
- a CDS encoding MFS transporter: MPQPNDETLPAAVRRVMWRLMPFLFFMYVIAFLDRVNIGFAKEEFQAHAGISEAAYALGAGLFFIGYALFEVPSNLIMQRVGARWWMCRIMVTWGLISAAMALVDSEGVFYLLRFLLGVAEAGFFPGVILFITHWVPHAYRARCNALFYLGIPLASVLGGPLSGLLLELDGTAGILGWQWMFAVEGLIACVVGVWAFFYLDNKPADARWLSQPQRDALQSAVDLEAERKREHSPHRLLTSLVDPRVLYFSLVYFLIQCAVYGMTFYLPTQVSAAVGSKVGLAVGLVTAIPWTVALLANLAVSSGADRVSQQRKRFVAAACACAGSVGIAASAYFSSPVLAICGLAVAAAGYISVQPVFWTFPAAYLTGTAAAAGIGLINSLGNLGGFVAPVAKNWVEETFSSDSAGLYMLSACGLAAAALFLLSSRLPTPAARSTAHPATEEAR, from the coding sequence GTGCCCCAACCCAACGACGAGACCCTGCCCGCGGCGGTGCGACGGGTGATGTGGCGGCTGATGCCGTTCCTGTTCTTCATGTACGTCATCGCGTTCCTGGACCGGGTCAACATCGGGTTCGCCAAGGAGGAGTTCCAGGCCCACGCGGGCATCTCCGAAGCCGCCTACGCGCTCGGCGCGGGGCTGTTCTTCATCGGCTACGCGCTGTTCGAGGTGCCCAGCAACCTGATCATGCAGCGGGTCGGCGCCCGGTGGTGGATGTGCCGGATCATGGTCACCTGGGGCCTGATCTCGGCCGCGATGGCGCTGGTCGACAGCGAGGGCGTGTTCTACCTGCTGCGGTTCCTGCTCGGGGTCGCCGAGGCCGGGTTCTTCCCCGGGGTCATCCTGTTCATCACCCACTGGGTCCCGCACGCCTACCGCGCGCGCTGCAACGCCCTGTTCTACCTGGGAATCCCGCTCGCCTCGGTGCTCGGCGGCCCGCTGTCCGGACTGCTGCTGGAGCTCGACGGCACCGCCGGAATCCTGGGCTGGCAGTGGATGTTCGCCGTCGAGGGGCTCATCGCGTGCGTCGTCGGCGTGTGGGCCTTCTTCTACCTCGACAACAAACCCGCCGACGCGCGGTGGCTCTCGCAGCCGCAGCGCGACGCCCTGCAGTCCGCGGTGGACCTGGAGGCCGAGCGCAAGCGCGAGCACAGCCCGCACCGGCTGCTGACCTCGCTGGTCGACCCGCGCGTGCTCTACTTCAGCCTGGTCTACTTCCTGATCCAGTGCGCCGTGTACGGGATGACGTTCTACCTGCCGACGCAGGTGTCGGCGGCGGTCGGCAGCAAGGTCGGGCTCGCGGTCGGCCTGGTGACCGCGATTCCGTGGACCGTCGCGCTGCTGGCCAACCTCGCGGTGTCCTCCGGCGCGGACCGCGTTTCCCAGCAGCGCAAGCGGTTCGTCGCCGCGGCCTGCGCCTGCGCCGGGTCGGTGGGCATCGCCGCCTCGGCCTACTTCTCCAGTCCGGTGCTGGCCATCTGCGGGCTCGCGGTCGCCGCCGCCGGCTACATCTCGGTGCAGCCGGTGTTCTGGACCTTCCCCGCCGCCTACCTCACCGGCACGGCCGCCGCGGCGGGCATCGGGCTGATCAACTCGCTGGGCAACCTCGGCGGCTTCGTCGCCCCGGTGGCCAAGAACTGGGTCGAGGAAACCTTTTCGTCCGACTCCGCCGGGCTCTACATGCTGTCGGCCTGCGGCCTGGCCGCCGCCGCGCTCTTCCTGCTCAGCTCCCGGCTGCCGACCCCGGCGGCACGCAGCACCGCGCATCCCGCGACCGAGGAGGCCCGTTGA
- the rhmD gene encoding L-rhamnonate dehydratase, which translates to MKIRQVRALTVTGGGADYHDQAEDHWIDDHVATPMAKYPEYRASRQAFGINVLGTLVVEVEAEDGTVGVGVTTAGEPGAYIVEKHLARFVEGASVTDVEKIWDQMFNATLYYGRKGLVLNAISAVDLALYDLLGKIRQEPVYALLGGPVRDELQCYATTGRPDVAKELGFLGGKMTLQHGPAEGVEGLHANIERLRKMREQVGPDFWLMFDCWMALDVEYATRLAHAAAEYDLKWLEEALIPDDYWGYGELRRRMPSTMLMTTGEHEHTRYGFRLLLEMGRPDIIQPDVNWCGGITELIKISALADAHGAMVVPHGSSVYSYHFVITRHNSPFTEFLMMHPQATEVVPMFSPLLLDEPVPVGGRLRLPETPGFGVRLNPEVELRRPYDHD; encoded by the coding sequence TTGAAGATCCGCCAGGTACGCGCGCTCACCGTGACCGGTGGCGGCGCCGACTACCACGACCAGGCCGAGGACCACTGGATCGACGACCACGTCGCCACCCCGATGGCGAAGTACCCCGAATACCGCGCCAGCAGGCAGGCTTTCGGCATCAACGTGCTGGGCACGCTGGTCGTCGAGGTCGAGGCCGAGGACGGCACCGTCGGTGTCGGGGTGACCACGGCGGGCGAGCCGGGCGCCTACATCGTGGAGAAGCACCTGGCGCGGTTCGTGGAGGGCGCGTCGGTCACCGACGTCGAGAAGATCTGGGACCAGATGTTCAACGCGACCCTCTACTACGGGCGCAAGGGCCTGGTGCTCAACGCGATCAGCGCGGTGGACCTCGCCCTCTACGACCTGCTGGGCAAGATCCGCCAGGAACCGGTGTACGCGCTGCTCGGCGGCCCGGTGCGCGACGAGCTCCAGTGCTACGCCACCACCGGACGCCCCGACGTGGCGAAGGAACTCGGGTTCCTGGGCGGGAAGATGACGCTCCAGCACGGACCCGCCGAGGGCGTCGAGGGGCTGCACGCCAACATCGAGCGGCTGCGCAAGATGCGCGAGCAGGTCGGCCCCGACTTCTGGTTGATGTTCGACTGCTGGATGGCGCTGGACGTCGAGTACGCCACCAGGCTGGCCCACGCCGCCGCCGAGTACGACCTGAAGTGGCTGGAGGAGGCGCTGATCCCCGACGACTACTGGGGATACGGCGAGCTGCGCAGGCGGATGCCGTCGACGATGCTGATGACCACCGGCGAGCACGAGCACACACGCTACGGTTTCCGGCTGCTGCTGGAGATGGGCCGCCCCGACATCATCCAGCCCGACGTCAACTGGTGCGGCGGCATCACCGAGCTGATCAAGATTTCCGCGCTGGCCGACGCGCACGGCGCGATGGTGGTCCCGCACGGATCGAGCGTGTACTCGTACCACTTCGTCATCACCAGGCACAACAGCCCGTTCACCGAGTTCCTGATGATGCACCCGCAGGCGACCGAGGTGGTGCCGATGTTCTCGCCGCTGCTGCTCGACGAGCCGGTACCGGTCGGCGGTCGCCTGCGGCTGCCGGAGACGCCGGGCTTCGGCGTGCGTCTCAACCCGGAGGTCGAGCTGCGCCGCCCCTACGACCACGACTGA
- a CDS encoding acetyl-CoA hydrolase/transferase family protein, producing MRIRNRALADKVVEAEEAAAMIEPGANIGMSGFTGAGYPKEVPGALAKRLAAEAAAGQPAKVSLWTGASTAPELDGVLAAADGIDLRMPYQSDPVSREKINSGAMDYTDIHLSHVAQRVWQGFFGELDVAVVEVSGITEDGRLVPSSSVGNNKTWIECADKVILEVNSWQSEHLEGMHDIYYGTALPPRRRPIPLTHPADRIGTPYLECPPEKVVAVVRTDSPDRNTVFTPPDDVSRAIAGHVLDFLDLEVAAGRLPRSLLPLQSGVGNVANAVLAGLREGPFEGLTAYTEVIQDGMLELIDSGKLLTASATAFSLSPAAVDRFNRDAAAYRDRIVLRPQEISNHPELVRRLGCLAMNGVVEADIHGNINSTHLMGSRMQNGIGGSGDFARNAYVSVFVTPSVAKGGAISAIVPMVSHVDHTEHDVDVIVTEQGLADLRGLSPRRRAELVIDKCAHPDFRPALRDYHERALRSSFGGHTPHLLAEALSWHQRYLDEGTMRR from the coding sequence ATGCGGATCCGGAACCGGGCTCTGGCGGACAAGGTGGTCGAGGCGGAGGAGGCCGCCGCCATGATCGAGCCGGGAGCCAACATCGGCATGAGCGGATTCACCGGTGCCGGATATCCCAAGGAGGTGCCCGGTGCGCTGGCCAAGCGGCTGGCCGCCGAGGCCGCCGCGGGACAGCCGGCCAAGGTGAGCCTGTGGACGGGCGCGTCGACGGCTCCGGAGCTGGACGGGGTCCTGGCCGCCGCCGACGGGATCGACCTGCGGATGCCCTACCAGTCCGACCCCGTCAGCCGCGAGAAGATCAACTCCGGTGCGATGGACTACACCGACATCCACCTCTCGCACGTCGCGCAGCGGGTGTGGCAGGGCTTCTTCGGCGAGCTGGACGTCGCGGTCGTGGAGGTCAGCGGGATCACCGAGGACGGCCGCCTGGTCCCGTCGTCCTCGGTGGGCAACAACAAGACCTGGATCGAGTGCGCCGACAAGGTGATCCTCGAGGTCAACTCGTGGCAGAGCGAGCACCTCGAGGGCATGCACGACATCTACTACGGCACCGCGCTGCCGCCGCGACGCAGGCCGATCCCGCTGACGCACCCGGCCGACCGCATCGGCACGCCGTACCTGGAGTGCCCGCCGGAGAAGGTCGTGGCGGTCGTGCGGACCGACTCGCCCGACCGCAACACGGTCTTCACCCCGCCCGACGACGTCTCGCGCGCCATCGCCGGGCACGTGCTGGACTTCCTCGACCTGGAGGTCGCCGCCGGCCGGCTGCCGCGGAGCCTGCTGCCGTTGCAGTCCGGGGTCGGCAACGTGGCCAACGCCGTCCTCGCCGGGCTGCGGGAGGGCCCGTTCGAGGGGCTGACCGCCTACACCGAGGTGATCCAGGACGGGATGCTGGAGCTGATCGACTCCGGCAAGCTGCTGACCGCGTCGGCCACCGCGTTCTCGCTGAGCCCGGCCGCCGTGGACCGCTTCAACCGGGACGCCGCCGCCTACCGCGACCGGATCGTGCTGCGGCCGCAGGAGATCAGCAACCACCCCGAACTCGTGCGGCGGCTGGGCTGCCTGGCGATGAACGGCGTCGTGGAGGCCGACATCCACGGCAACATCAACTCCACGCACCTGATGGGCAGCCGGATGCAGAACGGCATCGGCGGTTCCGGCGACTTCGCCCGCAACGCCTACGTGTCGGTCTTCGTCACGCCGTCGGTGGCCAAGGGCGGGGCGATCTCGGCGATCGTGCCGATGGTCTCGCACGTCGACCACACCGAGCACGACGTCGACGTCATCGTCACCGAGCAGGGGCTGGCCGACCTGCGCGGCCTTTCGCCGCGCAGGCGGGCGGAGCTGGTCATCGACAAGTGCGCGCACCCGGACTTCCGGCCCGCGCTGCGCGACTACCACGAACGCGCGCTGCGGTCGTCCTTCGGCGGCCACACCCCGCACCTGCTCGCCGAGGCGCTGTCGTGGCACCAGCGCTACCTCGACGAGGGCACGATGCGGCGCTGA